In the Gossypium raimondii isolate GPD5lz chromosome 9, ASM2569854v1, whole genome shotgun sequence genome, one interval contains:
- the LOC105798715 gene encoding 40S ribosomal protein S20-2, whose amino-acid sequence MAYAAMKPTKPGLEEPQEQIHKIRITLSSKNVKNLEKVCADLVRGAKDKRLRVKGPVRMPTKVLHITTRKSPCGEGTNTWDRFELRVHKRVIDLFSSPDVVKQITSITIEPGVEVEVTIADS is encoded by the exons ATGGCATACGCTGCAATGAAGCCGACCAAGCCTGGTTTGGAGGAGCCCCAAGAACAGATACACAAGATCAGAATCACTCTCTCCTCCAAGAATGTGAAAAACCTTGAGAAAG TTTGTGCTGATCTGGTTCGTGGTGCCAAGGATAAGAGACTGAGGGTTAAGGGACCTGTGAGAATGCCTACCAAGGTTCTTCACATTACCACAAGGAAGTCTCCATGTGGTGAAG GAACAAACACATGGGATCGGTTTGAGCTCCGTGTTCATAAGCGAGTTATTGACCTCTTCAGTTCTCCTGATGTGGTGAAGCAGATAACATCGATTACCATTGAACCTGGTGTGGAGGTGGAGGTCACCATTGCAGATTCTTAA